One window of Nostoc sp. NIES-3756 genomic DNA carries:
- a CDS encoding outer membrane protein assembly factor BamE — MSVVSFLSGCDNNPFDNKPFNQQAWLENPLNKSKDKNARLEMSENLLKNHLQIGMTRQQTRKLLGEPDFVNSNCGDKNSCDNYYLGEYIFLLTFDSASKLIKKEIVSI, encoded by the coding sequence GTGTCAGTAGTTTCTTTTTTATCTGGCTGTGACAATAACCCTTTTGATAATAAACCCTTTAATCAACAAGCATGGCTAGAGAATCCTTTGAACAAAAGTAAGGATAAAAATGCACGCCTAGAGATGAGTGAAAATTTACTGAAAAACCATCTCCAAATCGGCATGACACGCCAACAGACAAGAAAATTGCTTGGTGAACCAGATTTCGTTAATTCTAACTGTGGTGATAAAAATAGTTGTGATAACTATTATTTAGGTGAATATATTTTTTTACTCACCTTCGATAGTGCTTCTAAATTAATCAAAAAAGAGATTGTTTCAATTTAA
- a CDS encoding TetR/AcrR family transcriptional regulator translates to MTKELYKASTMRRQPKQARSQERVHHILDVAEQLFIEFGYEQTTTRAIATRAAIPVGSLYQFFPDKDAIVRALANRYFEREYQIFVQLHAELAEADIATYVERMINAFEDFAQQHPGYRAVLGQLIDLMTVTNVSKFNEYDQQILVELAHFFSQRNPQLDTTQSQLIATTVVKVSNELLWLSFTREPFERKQLVKEIKTLITAYLQTYQI, encoded by the coding sequence ATGACAAAAGAACTTTACAAAGCCTCAACCATGCGACGGCAACCCAAGCAGGCACGTAGCCAAGAACGAGTTCATCACATTTTGGATGTGGCAGAGCAGCTTTTTATCGAATTTGGTTATGAGCAAACCACCACAAGAGCTATTGCTACACGTGCTGCAATTCCAGTCGGCTCGTTGTACCAATTTTTTCCAGACAAAGACGCAATCGTCCGGGCGCTTGCTAATCGCTACTTTGAACGGGAATATCAAATATTTGTGCAACTTCATGCAGAGTTGGCAGAGGCTGATATTGCTACTTACGTTGAACGCATGATCAATGCCTTTGAAGATTTTGCACAGCAGCATCCTGGTTATCGAGCAGTATTAGGACAGTTGATCGACTTGATGACGGTTACTAATGTCAGTAAGTTTAACGAATATGACCAGCAGATATTAGTTGAACTGGCTCATTTCTTCTCACAGCGAAATCCTCAACTCGATACCACTCAATCTCAACTAATTGCGACAACCGTAGTTAAAGTCTCTAATGAATTGCTGTGGCTTTCATTTACCCGTGAGCCATTTGAGCGCAAACAACTGGTCAAGGAAATCAAAACCTTAATTACTGCCTATTTACAGACATATCAAATTTAA
- a CDS encoding Coq4 family protein: protein MPSIVQTLKGIKAFVMLLLDENGNLQPVWELSSSLLDSRAFPLAVAGMKTTPEVADILAQRYIAPTHDLEALLQYPPDSLGYTYASHMKQLGFKTLEPEINIDSDSTYVENRWRQTHDIWHVITGFDTSEIGEIGLQAFYLAQLQLPLASLLIANALIAVTLWRPQSLCPLLMAILKGWEMGSNAKPLIAQKWEQFWEKPVTLLRTELNVQPINFCEFALKLV, encoded by the coding sequence ATGCCATCCATTGTTCAGACACTCAAAGGCATCAAAGCTTTCGTCATGCTTTTGTTAGATGAAAACGGTAATCTACAACCTGTTTGGGAATTGAGTAGCAGTCTACTCGATAGCCGTGCTTTTCCACTAGCGGTTGCAGGAATGAAAACAACGCCAGAAGTAGCAGATATTTTGGCACAACGCTATATTGCTCCTACACATGATTTAGAAGCTTTACTACAATATCCTCCAGATTCCTTGGGCTATACCTATGCCAGCCACATGAAACAGTTAGGCTTTAAAACGCTAGAGCCAGAAATAAACATCGATTCTGATAGCACTTACGTAGAAAATCGCTGGCGGCAGACCCATGATATTTGGCACGTAATTACCGGATTTGATACAAGTGAGATTGGAGAAATTGGCTTGCAAGCTTTCTATCTAGCACAACTTCAACTACCTTTAGCAAGCTTGTTGATTGCCAACGCGCTGATTGCCGTGACCTTATGGCGACCGCAATCTCTGTGTCCTCTGCTGATGGCGATCTTAAAGGGATGGGAAATGGGCAGCAATGCTAAACCTCTGATTGCTCAAAAATGGGAACAGTTTTGGGAAAAGCCTGTGACACTATTGCGTACAGAATTAAATGTGCAACCAATTAACTTCTGTGAATTTGCCTTGAAATTGGTTTGA
- a CDS encoding cysteine hydrolase family protein, which translates to MIKGILLAVDLQNSFLITPECVAVVPKVVAHASQFHQVWATRFFNRNPNFSRQVNWNEMVSGQETELCYALIGVVSKTFDKPSYSSMSPALLQALQKDAITTVAVCGVDTDACVMATALGLFDAGFETFVVSDACASSGGQEYHEAAIKILKRNIGEKYVISFSELPTMLSLGLA; encoded by the coding sequence ATGATTAAAGGGATTTTATTAGCGGTAGATTTACAAAATAGCTTTTTGATTACACCTGAATGTGTTGCGGTTGTGCCAAAGGTAGTTGCTCATGCCAGTCAGTTTCATCAAGTTTGGGCAACTCGCTTTTTTAACCGCAATCCTAATTTCTCACGTCAAGTAAATTGGAACGAGATGGTATCCGGACAGGAAACAGAGCTTTGTTATGCCTTAATTGGCGTTGTCAGCAAGACGTTTGATAAGCCTTCATATTCGTCGATGTCACCTGCCCTACTCCAAGCTCTGCAAAAGGACGCTATTACTACAGTTGCAGTGTGTGGGGTTGATACAGATGCTTGTGTGATGGCTACCGCTTTGGGACTATTTGATGCTGGATTTGAAACATTCGTAGTGTCAGATGCTTGTGCTTCTAGCGGTGGACAGGAATATCATGAAGCAGCAATTAAGATATTAAAACGCAATATTGGCGAGAAATATGTGATTTCTTTTAGCGAATTGCCGACAATGTTGTCTTTGGGACTTGCATAA
- a CDS encoding ribbon-helix-helix domain-containing protein, which translates to MVLSVVTAKKRISLYLDEALKSDLERLAKIRKRSLSNLIEVICEEEVERAKQSGELKDA; encoded by the coding sequence ATGGTGTTATCGGTGGTTACAGCCAAGAAGCGAATCTCGCTTTATTTGGATGAAGCATTAAAGTCTGACTTGGAACGATTAGCCAAGATTCGGAAGCGTTCTCTATCAAATTTGATAGAAGTTATTTGCGAAGAAGAAGTAGAACGCGCCAAACAGAGTGGAGAGCTAAAGGATGCGTAA
- the vapC gene encoding type II toxin-antitoxin system tRNA(fMet)-specific endonuclease VapC: protein MRYLLDTNACIVYLNRPMSGVRQRLESLSPADIAVCSVVKAELFYGSMRSNNPTRTLALQEVFLNNFVSLPFDDRAARMFGTIRADLASLGSPIGPYDLQIAAIAVVNNLTLVTHNTREFSRVSGLVIEDWEQQQ from the coding sequence GTGAGATATTTGTTAGATACTAATGCCTGCATTGTTTATCTGAACCGTCCTATGTCTGGTGTCAGGCAAAGGCTAGAGTCGCTATCACCAGCAGATATAGCTGTTTGTTCGGTTGTCAAAGCCGAACTGTTTTACGGTTCAATGCGAAGCAATAATCCTACCCGCACTCTAGCATTACAAGAAGTGTTTTTAAATAATTTTGTCTCCTTACCTTTCGATGATAGAGCAGCAAGGATGTTTGGTACTATCCGGGCAGATTTAGCATCTCTTGGTTCACCAATTGGCCCTTATGACTTGCAAATTGCGGCGATTGCAGTTGTGAATAACTTAACATTAGTCACACATAACACAAGAGAATTTAGTCGTGTTAGTGGACTGGTGATTGAAGATTGGGAGCAACAGCAATGA
- a CDS encoding HAD family hydrolase, with protein sequence MEFNNNIEAVIFDCDGVLADTMPLHYEAYKRAFNEVGLTLERDFFYSCSGGKASETLKKLLDGQNYSGDLLQLHQRKKEIMFDLISSEQLRPLASARLVPLLSRCYRLAVVSSGSATSVNYVIRSLNLSEYFEEIITGEDVQLGKPNPEPFLLVADRMRIAPCKCLVIEDSQAGIEAADQAKMQSLSVYSFVPTI encoded by the coding sequence ATGGAATTTAACAACAATATTGAAGCAGTGATTTTTGACTGCGATGGGGTATTAGCTGATACAATGCCTTTGCATTATGAAGCTTATAAACGAGCATTCAACGAAGTTGGGCTAACATTAGAGCGCGACTTTTTCTATAGCTGTTCTGGTGGTAAAGCCAGTGAAACATTAAAAAAATTACTGGATGGACAAAACTACAGTGGTGACTTGCTTCAATTGCATCAGCGCAAGAAGGAAATTATGTTTGACTTAATTTCTTCGGAGCAACTACGCCCATTAGCCTCAGCTCGTTTAGTTCCCTTACTGAGTCGTTGTTACCGTCTTGCAGTTGTCTCCAGTGGTTCAGCTACTTCTGTTAATTACGTTATTCGCAGTCTAAATTTATCTGAATATTTTGAAGAAATTATCACTGGTGAAGATGTTCAGTTAGGCAAGCCAAATCCAGAACCTTTTTTATTGGTTGCCGACAGGATGAGAATTGCACCATGTAAATGCTTAGTAATTGAAGATTCTCAAGCAGGTATTGAAGCTGCTGATCAAGCCAAGATGCAGAGCTTGAGTGTTTATTCATTTGTCCCCACAATCTAA
- a CDS encoding DUF1392 family protein: protein MPSVVVDLWERVYITANGTFGYCCGVVWQDDQLVYAVASNRNIAYLGKHEIIGTGQVQPTNLEQPAFAVGDRILLRFTSHATKQRLVLGVVLVNNSWFYVVEMVSPALSPALGSPIRFPLVSEKDLVRVLL from the coding sequence ATGCCCTCTGTTGTGGTTGATTTGTGGGAACGAGTGTATATCACAGCTAATGGAACTTTTGGTTACTGCTGCGGCGTAGTGTGGCAAGACGACCAGTTAGTTTATGCAGTTGCGAGTAACCGCAACATTGCCTATCTGGGCAAACACGAAATTATTGGTACTGGACAAGTACAACCTACCAACTTGGAGCAACCTGCTTTTGCTGTGGGCGATCGCATATTACTCCGTTTCACCAGCCACGCCACAAAACAGCGTTTGGTGTTGGGTGTAGTGTTGGTGAACAACAGTTGGTTTTACGTTGTTGAAATGGTTTCCCCTGCTTTATCCCCCGCACTGGGTTCACCAATCCGTTTCCCGTTGGTTAGTGAAAAAGATTTAGTTCGAGTGCTTTTGTAA
- a CDS encoding ribbon-helix-helix protein, CopG family — translation MTINLSSSEAERLDKYCSSTGRPATDVIRELIRSLPTLESQNVN, via the coding sequence ATGACAATCAATCTTTCATCGAGTGAAGCCGAAAGATTGGACAAATACTGTTCAAGCACAGGACGACCAGCAACAGATGTGATTCGAGAGTTGATTCGCTCTTTGCCAACTCTCGAATCACAGAATGTAAATTAA